DNA sequence from the Streptomyces sp. NBC_01264 genome:
GCACTTCGCCGCCAGCGCCCGGCGGCCCGCCGAGTAGTCGCTCGCCACCACGGTCGCGGTGCCGCGGGCCTTGAGCACGGAGATCACCGCGAGACCCACCGGGCCGCAGCCCAGGACGATCGCCACGTCCTTGCGCGTCACCTCGCCGCGGTTCACCGCGTGCCAGGCCACGGCCATCGGTTCGGTGAGCGCCGCGAGATCCGCGGGCAGGCCGTTCGGGACGGGCAGGGTCAGGGCTTCCTGGACGACGACGAGTTCGGCGAAGCCGCCCGGGGCATGCGCGGACAGGCCGATGCCGTCGACCTGCCGGCCGCGGCGCACCAGCGGGACGGTGACGACCGGTGTGCCGGGCCTGAGGGTGCCGGCGCACCACGGCCCCCGGTCGGCCACTTCGCCGAAGATCTCGTGTCCGAGCACCACCTGCTGGCCGGAGCGGGCGTAGCGGGGGTAGCCGCACCGTTCGAGCGAGTCGGCCAGTTCGTCGGCGTGCAGGCGGCTGTGCAGGTCCGAGCCGCAGATCCCGCAGCGCTTGACCTCGACCAGCAGCTGCCCCGCTCCGGGCCGTGGGGCGGGGAGGTCGACGACTTCCAGCTGCCCCCGGGTGAGGCTCACGGCCCTCATGAGGCGTTCACGGTCGTCGCCGGGGCCTGCTGCGCCGTGCCGGGTCCCGCGGCGAGGTGGTAGGCCTCCGGTTTCCAGCGGACCGCCTGACGGCGGTACCGGAAGGTCCAGTCGGGATAGATGGTGGCATTGCGTCCGTTGGCGTCCCGGTAGAAGGCCTGACAACCTCCCAGCTCCCACACCGATTTCGCCAGTTTGCGGTCGAGGTCGCCGTTGTAGGCGTCGTGGGTGCGCCGGTCCACTTCGATGGACGTGGAGCCGGAGACGTCGAGCGCGCGGATCGCGTTCTTCACGTGCTCCGCCTGGGCCTCGATCATGTAGACCATGGAGCTGTGGCCCAAGCCCGAGTTGGGCCCGAGGAACAGGAAGAAGTTCGGGAAGCCGGGAACGGAGACGCCCAGGTACGCGCGCGGGGATCCCGCCCATGCCGTGCTCAGCAGATCGCCGTCGCGGCCGCGCACCTTGTCGGCGAAGGGGATGTCGGTGACGTGGAAGCCGGTGCCGAGGATGATGGTGTCGACCTCCCTCTCGACCCCGTCCGCGTCGATCACGCTGTGCTCGCGGACCTCGCGCAGGGCCCGGGGAACGAGCTCGACGTTCTCCTTCTGCAGCGCGGGATACCAGGTGTTGGACGGTACGACGCGCTTGCAGCCCAGGGTGAAGTCGGGTGTGAGCGTCCGGCGCAGGGAGGGGTCGGCGACCTGGCTCTCCAGGTGCCGGCGCGCCAGGCGTTCGACCAGGCGCACGAGCCCGGGGCGCTTGGCGAAGCCGAGCACCAGCAGCTCCTTGGCCACGTACGCCTTGGCCCGCTCGGCCCGCTGGCGGCGGGGCCGGGACCGGAACCGTTCGCGCTCGGCCTCGGGGATCTCCCGGTTGTCGTGCGGGGTGATCCACGGGGCGCTGCGCTGGAACACGTACAGCCGGCCGGCCCGGTCGGCGATCTGCGGGACGTACTGGATGGCGGAGGCGCCCGTGCCGATCGACGCCACGCGCTCGCCGGTCAGGTCGTGGGCGTGGTCCCACCGTGCCGAGTGCATGAGCGTGCCGCGGAAGCGGTCGATGCCCGGCACATCGGGGAGCTTCGGTTCGGTCAGCGGGCCGACCGCGCTCACCAGCACCTGGGCCGTCCACCGGCCGTCGCTGGTCTCCACGTGCCAGAGCTGGTCCGCCTCGTCCCACCGGGCCTCGCGGACCTCCACTCCGGTGCGCAGGTGCGGCCGCAGCCCGAACCGGTCGAGGCAGCGCCCCAGATAGGCCTGGATCTCCGGCTGGGGGGAGTACGTCGCGGTCCAGTCCGGGTTGGGCGCGAAGGAGAACGAGTAGAGGTGGGAGGGGACGTCGCACCGGCAGCCGGGGTAGGTGTTGGAGTGCCAGACTCCCCCGGGCTCCGGGGCCCGTTCGAAGATGAGGAAGTCGGAGAACCGTGAGGCGAGCAGGGTCCTGCCCAGTCCGATTCCGGAGAATCCGCTGCCGACAATGAGGACCCGGACGTGCTGGATCACGTAGGTCGTCCCTTCTGCGTGAGGTGTCCGTGCTGCCTGCGGTGGTTGCGTGGTGCCGGTGCTCGTGCCCGTGCCCGTGCCCTTGCCCGTGCCCTTGCCCGGCACGGCAGGGGTGCTCGGGCGGGTCACCGGACGGTGTGCGCGCGTCAGGGTGTGGTCACCGGGGAGAGCATCGCTTCGCGGTCGCCCCGGACGAAGCGTGAGGCGAGGAGCATGCCGCTCGCCGCGACAGCGAAGGCGAGCGGGACGGTGATGACCAGCGCCGTCCGCAGACCGTGGGCCGAGGCCCCGGTCGTGGACTGCGCACCGGCGGCCAAGGCGTCGGACAGGACGCCGACGAGCACGGGTCCGCCCGCCCCTCCGAGCAGGTAGCCCACGGCGAACAGCAGGCCCAGCGCACCGGATCGCTGTTCGGGCCGGATGATGTCGGAGACGACGGGTACGGCCGCCGCGAGGTAGACGATGCCGAGCAGGTAACCCAGGCTCAGGAACACCACGAACTGCCACAGCGCACCCCGGCCCGCGGCGAGGCCCGCGAGGGACAACGCCGCGGCACCGAAGAGGCTGTAGGCCGCTACCCGGACCCTGGCCTCGGGTGATGTCCTGGCCGCCCGGTCGAGGATCCTGCCGCCCGCGAACAGGCCGACGAATCCCGTCACTCCGACGACGATCCCGCCCACCGCGCCGGCGCCGACGAGGGAGAGGCCGTGGTAGCGCTGGAGTACGGGGGTCAGGAAGGTGCCGATCGCGTAGGCCGCGAAGTTGTACCCGGCGAAGGCGAGGAGCATCCCGTACATCGAGTGCACCTTCAGCAGCGAACGCAGGGGAGCACCCCGCCGCCCGCGCGGACCGGGAGGCGCGGCCTCGACCGGGTCGGCGGCGCCGCGCTCGGGCTCGCGGATGCGCAGCACGAGGAGGGCGACGACGAAGCCGGGCACGGCCGCGATGAGGAACGGTGCCCGCCAGCTGTCGAACGCCACGGCGAGCCCGCCTGCCGTGAGGAAGGCGAGCAGGGTGCCGAGCGGGAATCCGAGCATGAACAGGGAGTGGGCCCGTGAGCGGCGCTCGCTCGGATAGAGGTCCGACAGCAGCGAACCGGTGGCGGGCGCGTAGCTGGCTTCCCCGACGCCGACGCCGATCCTGGAGGCGAAGAACCCCCAGAGGCTGGTCAGCACTCCGCCGGCCGCGGTGAAGGCACTCCACGCGAACAGGCCCCAGCCCGCGACGGCCGCGCGGGGGACGCGGTCGGCCAGACGTCCCAGCGGGATCCCGGCGAGGGCGGCCACGAGGACGAACGCCGATGCCAGGATGCCGACTTGGGTGTCGTCCAGTCCGAACTCGTCCTTGATCGGCTCCAACACGACCGATGGCAGGGCCCGGTCGTAGAAGTTGAGCAGGTTTCCGAGGAACAGCAGCCCGAGTACGTAGCCCGCCGGGGAGCGCGGCGCGGGCGGACGGTCCGAGGGCTCGGGCTTGGTGAGGGAGCGTGCCACGGGAGAGTCCCTTCGACGGTGAAGAGCGCTCGGTATGGCAGCCGGAACAAGGTCGCCGCGAGCTCCGCCACAGTGTCGCCGCGCCATGGCGGGCGAGCTACGGAATCCGCACCAGCATCGGCGGGACAACCTTGTTCCCCGGAACAACATCCGTGGATAGTCTGCGGACATGGAGCCCGATACGCCCACGGCCTGGCCCGTACGCCGGCGGATGCCGGACCTCGCCGGCCTCGACGAGCCGACGCGCGCCGCGGTGGCCGCGGCCGTCGCACGTCTGCGCACGCTGCACGACGTCTTCGCCGACCGCTTCCTCGCGCTGATCCGCGGCCACGTACCCGGATACGCGGTGCTCTCGGACGACGACATCCGGGCGTCCGCGCGACGGTTCATGGACATCCTCGTCTCGGAGCTGACCTCGCTGCGCGTACCCGACGCGGCCCTGCGCGAGATGCTCGGGGTCTACGCCCTCGAGCGAGCCGCCCGGGGAGTTCCGCTCGACGTGCTCGCCATCGGCTACCAGTTGGGTTCGAGGGAGATGCTCGCCCTCCTGGACGAGGTGGCGGCTGAGGTGGCGCTGCCCGGCGACCTCCTGCTCGCGGTCCACGACAGCACCTGGGAGTTCTCCAACGAGGCGTCCGCGGTCTTCGCCCGGGTGCGGCACGAACTTGCCGTGGAGAGGGCCCGGTTCGATGCGGAACGTCGCTCGGCCTTCGCGGCCGGTGTGCTCGGTGGCACCTTCCCCGCGGAGCGGATCAACCGGGACGCGCACCTCTTCGGGCTGGCCCCTCAGGATCGCCATGTGGCGCTCGCGGCACGTGCGGTCTCCGCGGACGACGCCGACGTGATCCGTCGGGCCGTCGCCTCGGCGGTACGCGTTCCCGCGGACCGGCTCCTGCTCGCCCAAGTGGGGCCGAACCTCGGCTTCATCGCGCCGAGGGCGCCGGAGTCCGTCGGCGCCCACACCGTGGCGGTCGGTCCGCCCCTTCCCCTCGATCAGCTCGACACCGGATTCGAGGAAGCGGTACTGGCGTTGGAGACCGCTCGGCGGTTCGCCATGTCGGGCGTGGTGCACCTCGCCGACCTCGGACCGCGGCCGCTCGTGCTCTCCGGGGAGCACACCGCCGAAGGACTCGTCGCACGCCACCTGACGGCACTCGACGCCGCGGGCCGTTCGAGCGCGGAGATCGAGGACACCGCCTGGGCGTACCTGGATTACGACCAGGACGTACGCGAGGTCGCCCGCCGCCTCGCGGTGCACCCGAACACCGTCCGGTACCGGGTGAACCGGTTCCAACAGCTCACCGGGTTGGACCTGCGGCGTACGGAGGATCTGGTGACGGCGTGGTGGCTGCTCAACCGGAGACGGGGCTGAGGACCGCGGGGCGGGCCGACCACACCTAGGAGCGGTTCGGTCACGCTGTGCGCGCGGCCCGGCCATCGAGGGCGTGCGGGGGTTGTCCCCAGCACGCACACTGGCCCCAGCCGCAGCATCACCAAGGACGTGACCTTGGTGTCGCACTCCCAGGCCGGCGAGATCGCGAACCACTTCGCCCAGGACTACCCGAAGATGCCTTCCGGTGCGGTCCTGATCGACGCCAATCTCCCGCAGTTCTTCACCGACCAGGAGATTCCCCGCCTCGTGGCCGCGCCCCAGCCCGAGGTCGCCGTCGACCTGCTGACCAGCATCGGTGCGCTGCTCAGGCGCGTGCGTCAGGCACCCGTGGAAGGCGGGCTGACCATGCCCGAGCGCGCCGCCCTGTCCCAGTTGGAGCGCACCGGTCCGACCACGTCGTCCGCGCTGGCCCGGCTGGAGCAGATCACCGCGCAGGCGATGGGCGCGACGCTCGGCGGCCTTCAGTCCCGCGGCCTGGTCGAACGCAGTGCCGACCCGAAGGACGGCCGGCGCATCCTGCTGGCACTGACGGACGCGGGGCGGCAGGCACTGGCGGACAAGCGCGGCGCCCGCAGCGAGCAGATCGCGCGCGTGCTGGCGGACCACTTCACGCCACGGGAACGGGAACAGCTCGCGGCGGCCGCACCGCTGCTGGACCGGCTGGCTCAGCGCATCTGATCCCGGCAGACCGCGACCGGAGCGCGGGGGCTCTCCATCCGAACAAGAGAGGCGGAGGCCTCCATGACCGAGGCGACCGCAGCAGACCGTATCGATCCGAACGTCATGAGGATCGCCCTCGCGCTGATGGTCGGCGCGCTCGCCGTGGTCTTCGACACGACGATCGTCAGCGTGGCGCTGGAGACCCTCTCGCAGCAGCTGCACGTACCGATCTCCACGATCCAGTGGGTGAGCACCGGCTACCTGCTGGCGCTCGGCGTGTCCATCCCGCTCGCGGGCTGGCCCAGTCCCGGTTCGGCGGCCGACGGGTGTGGCTGTTGCGCTGACGGTGTTCCTGGCCGGTTCGATTCTGTGCAGCGTGGCCTGGAACGCCCAGAACCTCATCGGCTTCCGGGTCGTCCAGGGGCTGGGCGGGGGGCTGATGCTCCCGCGGTTCTCCACGATGATCATGCAGGCGGCCTCGGGCAGGGCTCTCGGGCGCACGATGTCGATCGTCACCCTGCCGTTCGTGGTGGGCCCGATCGCAGGTCCGGTGATCGGCGGCCTCCTGCTGAACCGGCTGGACTGGCGGTGGCTGTTCTGGGTGAACGTTCCGTTCTTCGTGGTCGGCTTCGTCCTCGCCCGGCGCATGCTGGACCCGGACGCCCCCGACGCGCGTCCTCGCGTCGACACCGCCGGCTGGCTGCTGCTCTCACCCAGCCTCATCGCGATCCTGCTCGGACTCACCAACTCCTCGCAGGCAGGCGGCTTCGGCCGCCCCGACTCCCTCGCTCCCCTGCTGGCCGGCGTACTGCTGCTTCTGATCTTCACCCTGCACTCCGTACGCCGGCCCACAAACGCCCTGGTCAGCGTCCGACTGCTCACGCATCGCCCGCTCGCCTCCGCAGCAGCGTCGATGTTCCTGTCCGGAGCCGCCCTCTACGGCGGCATGACACTCCTGCCGCTGTACTGGCAGCAGGTGCGCGGAGCCGACGCTCTCCAGGCCGGCCTGCTGGTCGCCCCCTTGGGCATCGGCGCGCTCCTGAGCCGCCCGATGGCCGGCGGACTCAGCGACAAGATCGGGGCCAGGACGGTCGCCTTCACCGGTTTCGGGATCGTGGGGCTGTCCACCGTGCCCTTCGCGCTGGCCACGACCACGACCGACAAGTGGTTCCTGATGGCCGTACTGGTGGTCCGCGGCTTCGGTCTCGCCGCCGTGTCCATTCCCCTGCAGGCCGCCGCGTTCGTGGGCCTGCGCCGCGACCAGATACCGCACGCCGGCATCATCACCCGCATCGCACAGCAGGTCGGAGGAGCCTTCGGCGTCGCCGTGCTCGCCGTCATCCTCGACACCGCCCTACGCCGCCACGCTGGCTCCGCCGATCAGCGCGCGCACGCCTTCGACCAGGCATTTTGGTGGGCCGTCGGCTTCACCGGACTCTCCTTGGTGCTGAGCCTGCTGCTGCCCGGCCGCACCTCGACGGAACCCGCCGAGCAGCCGGAGACCGCCACATCACCCGCGACCGTCTGACCACCCCAGGGCCGCTCACCGACACGGCGGTCGAGACCGCCGCCCCCGAACCAACCCTCGACACGCTGGGAGCAACACGATGACCATCCTCGGCCGACTCCTCAAGAACCGCAGGTCAGGCGAGAGCCAGGCCGCCTGGAACCGCCCGAACCTGCACGGACCCGAACTCCTGGACCTCAGCAGCCGCAGCTTCGAGCACGGCGCCACGATCCCGACCGAGCACAACGCCAAGAACGCGGGCGGCCGCAACCTCTCCCCCCACCTGGCCTGGAACCCTCCGCCGGCAGGGACCGCCCAACTGCTGCTCGTCGTCGAGGACACCGACGTCCCCACCCCCAAGCCCGCCGTCCACTGCGTCGTCCTCATCGACCCGGCGGTCCACGACCTCCCTCCCGGCGCCCTCACCGCACGAGACCCCGCCCCCGGTGTCACGGTGCTGCGCTCCTTCATCGGACGCGGCTACAAGGGACCCGCGCCCATCAAGGGCCACGGACCGCACCACTACGCCTTCCAGCTCTTCGCCTTCGCGACCCCGCTGGACACCGCCCCCGGCCGACCCGCACCGGACGAAGCACGGCCGGCCAAGCTGCTGCCGTCCATCACCGCCACCGTCCTCGCCCGGGGCCGACTCATCGGCACCGTGGAACGATGACCCGTACCGGCAACCCCACCGCAAGCGGCCGCCCATCGAAGGCGGACAGCTCCACGTGACCTGCCCGTGCCCTCGATCACGCGCTTTCGGCCGGCCCCCGGCCCTGCGGGTGCCGGTTCGGCGAGCGCGAGGCCGCTCCGGTCGAGCGGGCGTACTCGGTGGGAGTCTGGCCGTAGTGCTTCTTGAAGGCTCGGGTGAAGTGACTGCCGTCCGAGAACTGCCAGTGTGCGGCCAGTTCCGAAATGCTGAGGCGCCCTGACGGCGACTCAAGGGCGAGCCGTGCCTCATGCAGTCGCCGGTGGCGGATGTAGGTGCTCACCTGTTCACCCACCGCGGCGAACGCCCGGTGCAGCGTACGCGCGGAGACGTTGAGTTCACGGGCAAGCATCGCCGGGGAAAGGTCGGGATCAGAGAGCCGGCGGTCCGCGAGGTCCTTGGCCGCCTGGGCGAGCGCGGGAGCCAACCGCGGTTCCACGTCGTCGAACCGGCCCTTCGCCACCGCCTTGGTCATCTCGATCAAGGTGTTTTGGGCAGCTACCACCCCGGCCGGGCTCAGTTCGGCCACGGTCGCGTGAATCATGTCGGTGAGGGCCGTCAGCAAGCGCATCTCGGCCGAGTCCGCCGGCCCGGTGACGACCCGGTTTCCGAGGAGGGGTTTGAGCTCGCCGGGGGGCAGGACGAGGAACTTCGCCGTGAGGTGCGCCGTCGTGTCGAAGGCCGTCAGGCGCCCGAGGTGCCGGACGAGGAACTGCCCGGCCGACACGGTCTGATCGCCGTGACCGTGCGGGCCACCCAGAGTCCATGCGCCGCTCCGGACGACGTACATGGCAACCAGATCCTGATCGCCGCCCGGGACCTCAGCGGTGCGGGTCGCCGACGCGGCGTGAAGATCGGCGATCGCCGCACCGTGCACCTTGGCCACATTGCCCTTGACCCGGAAATCACCGACCGTGTCCGGGCTGAAGGCCGGCAGTTGGAAGACGTCGTCGCCGACCTGCGTCTCCCATCCGCGCCGGAAGGCATCGAGTCCCCGTGGTGCGGAGTCCGGGGCGGTCGAGTCCACCGCGAACACCCCGCGCACACCGTCGACCTCCGCTCCAGTAGCGTGCATGCCTCCGCGACCCTCTCGTTCTCACTGCTTCAACGCCGTCCTGTGGAACTCGTGTTCCGCAGGACGGCGCCATGACCCATGTGGGCACCGTGCCAATCTTCCTATAGACGGATCGCATTGCAGCAGCCGAGAGGCAGAGAGCTGAGTTCGACGTGTGGGCCGGCAGTCAGCGGGCGATGGAGATCGCGAAGGGGGTGAATCCGTTGGCCCGGATGATGTGGGGGACGAAGAGGATGGCGGCTTCGGTGGCGCGGGCGGTCTGGATTCCGCCGAGGTCGGTGATCCATTCCTTCTGCCAGCCGAGGTCGATGAGGAGGTCACGGACGGTGTGTTTGGCCTGCGGGTCTTCGCCGGAGAGGAAGGCGGTCGGTGTCTGGGTGAGTGTGGCCGGTGCGGTCATCACGGGGAAGAGCATGGTGTTGAGGGTCTTGACGACGTGGGTTTCGGGGAGTGCTTCCTGGAGTTGTTCGGCGAGGCTGGAGCCGGGGTGGATGAGGTCGGCGGGCAGTCCGACCGGTCCGTCGAGGGTGGCGTTGGAGACGTCCACGAGGATGGTGTCGCGCAGTTCCTCGCGCAGGGCGGTGAGGCGTTCGAGGGATCCGGCGCCGGGGGTGGCGTTGATGACGATCCGGGCGGCGTGGGCGGCGTGGGCGGCGGCGCCCGGTGTGCGGTCCGCGACGGCCACCTGGTGTCCGGCGCGGGTGAGGGCGGTGGCCAGGTTGCCGCCGACGCGGCCGTTTCCGAGGACTGCGATCGTGGTCATGGTGATGGGGTCCTTGCCTGTGTGGGGGGTGGGGTGGTCGGGGTCAGTGGGAGAGGGTGGTGACGGCCTGGGTGTGGAGGGCGGGGGCGGTGGCCAGGAAGCTTTCGCTCTGCGGGGTCCAGGGGCGGCCCTGGGTGTCGGTGATCCGTCCGCCGGCCTCGGTGACGAGGAGTGCGCCGGGCAGGAGGTCGGCCCGGGCGCCGGCGTACTGCCAGAAGGCGTCGATGCGGCCTGCGGCCACGTTGGCCAGGTGCAGGGTGGCGGGTACGGAGGTGCGGACGACGAGCGCGCCCGAGAGCATCGCGGTGATCGAGGAGCCGACGCGGCGCACGACCGTCTCGTCCTCGTCCGGCCGGGCCTGGCTGGTGGCCACGATGCCCAGGCCGAGGTCGGTGGTCGGGGAGACGCGCAGTGGCCGGCCCTCGAGGTGGGCGCCGGCGCCGGTGAGCGCGGTGTAGGTTTCGCCGGTCAGCGGGAGGCGGACCACGGTGAGCACCGGCTGGTTCTCCCGTACGAGGGTGGCGGTCACCGCCCAGTCGGGCAGGGCGTGCAGGTGGTTGACGTTGCCTTCGGCGGGGTCCACGACCCACCACTCGCCGGGCGGCAGCGCGCCGCCGTCCAGTTCGTCCTCCACCCAGCCGGCGTCCGGGCGCAGGCCGGTGAGGCGGGGCCGCAGGATGTCCAGGGCCGCGTCGTCATTGGCGGCGAGCGCACGCATCAGCTCCTCACGCGTCTCGTAGCGCACCACCCCACCGAAACGCTCACGCAGCACCGAACCGGCCGCACGCACCGCGACCTCGGTCTGCTCGAGCAGGTAGGCGTCGGAGGAGACCACGTCGGTGGCCTGAAGCATTTCGGACATGGTGGTGCTCCTGTCTGAGGGGGGAGAGGGGGGGGAGAGGTCCGGTCGGGGCCGCATGCGGGGCACGACGGGGGTATGTAGCGCGTTGTGGAGGCGCCGTGGGCGCGGAAGCAGCCTCAGCCGAGCAGCTCGGCGGCCCGTTCGGCGAGGGCGTAGACGGTCGCGTTGGTGTTGGCCGAGGGGATGGACGGCATCACCGAGGCGTCGGCGACCCGCAGCCCGGCGATCCCGTGGACGCGAAGGTTCGCAGGGTCGACGACGGCATCGGCGTCGGTTCCCATGCGGCAGGTGCCGGTGAAGTGGAAGTAGGGGCCGGTGGCCTTGCGGATGAACTCGTCCACGGCTTCGCCGCTCGTCCCGGAGCCCGGTACCGCTTCCTGCTTGCGCCATTCGGCGAACGCGTCGGCCTCCCCGATGCGGCGGGCGACAGCCAGGCCCCGGCGCATGACCTCCAGGTCACGGTCGTCGCTCAGGTAGCCGGGGTCGACGACGGGAGCGCCCGCGGGATGGGCGCCCGCCAGGCGCACGGTGCCGCTGCTGTGGGGCGCCATCGCGGAGAAGGCGATGGAGTAGCCGTTGGCCGGCGGCCGGCCCCATGCCGACGGCAGCGGTGCGGCGACGACGTAGACCTGAAGGTCCGGCCGGGCCGCGGCGGGATCGCTGTACAGCAGGCCCATCATTTCGGCCGGCGGGTTGGCAGGAAGGAACGGTACGGGCCGGCCGGCCTCGTACACCACGCCCGCCATCGGATGGTCCTGCAGATGGGATCCCACTCCCGGCAGATCGGCGACGACGTCGATGCCGTGTTCGCCGAGGTGTCGTGCCGGGCCGATCCCCGACAGCATCAGGAGGTGCGCGGAACCGATGGCCCCTGCGGTCAGGATGACCTCGGCGCTCCCGGCGGACAGGTGCTCGCCACCCACGGTGTACTCGACGCCGGTGCACCGGCCGGCGGTGATGCGCAGCCGCCGCACGGTCGCGTCCGTGACGACGTCCAGGTTCGGCCGGTCGCGGAACGAACGGATGTAGGCGTCGGCTGCGCTCTGGCGGGCGCCGCCGGGCAGATTCATGTCACTCCACCCGAACCCGGTCTCCAGCCCACCGCCGATGTCATCGGCGCGTGCGAACCCGGCCTGCACCGCGGCTTCGACACCCGCCGTGGCCAGGGGATGGGGTTCCGGAACCGGGGCGACCACGACCGGCCCGTCCGTGCCCCGCACGGCGGCATCGTGACGACGAGTGCTCTCGCTGCGGCGGAAATAGGGCAGCAGATCGTCGAAACCCCAGCCCGGAGCACCGAGTTCGGGCCATTCGTCATAACCGGAGCGGTGTCCCCGCAGGTGGTAGAGGCCGTTGATGCTCGACGATCCGCCGAGGGCCTTGCCGCGCAGCACGTCGGCGACCCTGCCCGTACCGGCCTGCACGGTCGAGACGCCCGGCCAGAGGGAGGAAGGGTCGAACCCCAGGAATCCCCAAGGAGAAGCCATCGCCTCGGTCGCGTCCCGGGCTCCCGCCTCCAGCAACAGCACCCTCACGTCGGGGCGTTCCGACAGCCGGGAGGCAATCACGCACCCCGCTGTCCCCGCTCCCACAACGACATAGTCATAAGGGCTCCGACCCATCGTGTCTCCGCTTCCCACCGCAGCACTGTCCGACCACCGGGTTCAGGGAAGACCCTCGATGATCAAAGCGCTGATTGCTTGCATGTACTAAACTTGTCGTTTATGGTCCGATGTCGAACGCGACTCGCACTTGGTCGGCGTTTTCGCAGTTCAGCGGACGCGAAGGCGGCCTTCGCTTGATCCTGGGCTCCGTCACAGAGCGGATCAGCGCGAAGGCCGTGGTCATGAGTCTGATGGAGCAGGACGTCCTGCGGGACGCGTTCGCGGAAGTGTCACACTTCCGGTCGGAGTTGTACGCGTGTCTGACCGTGCGGGGCGATGCCTTGTTCGAGTTGTGCGACGCGTTGCTGTGCACGGACGGACCGGTGCGGACGCTCGTAGATCTCGCGCTCGCGCCTGAACACCGCCGTGGTCACGGTGGTTTGTACGGCGGTCTCAACCAGGGCCGGATCGATGTCGCCCGGCTGCGCCGGGCCCTGGCCGGGATGCCACTGCCGAGGGCGGCGGACGGCAGGCTGGTCCTGGCGGTGGACGTCTCGCCGTGGCTGAGGCCGGACGCCAATACCTGCGCTGACCGGGCCTTCTGCCACACTTTCGGCCGTGGCGTGGGCAAACACCAGATGGTGCCCGGCTGGCCGTACTCGGTAGTGGCCGCGCTGGAGAGCGGCCGCACCTCGTGGACGGCAGTGCTCGATGCGGTCCGTCTCCGGCCCGGCGCTGACGTGGCAGCGGTGACC
Encoded proteins:
- a CDS encoding zinc-binding dehydrogenase — its product is MSLTRGQLEVVDLPAPRPGAGQLLVEVKRCGICGSDLHSRLHADELADSLERCGYPRYARSGQQVVLGHEIFGEVADRGPWCAGTLRPGTPVVTVPLVRRGRQVDGIGLSAHAPGGFAELVVVQEALTLPVPNGLPADLAALTEPMAVAWHAVNRGEVTRKDVAIVLGCGPVGLAVISVLKARGTATVVASDYSAGRRALAAKCGADVVVDPAVASPWDGVAARHGFMATMPDAYNAGIDAIEGLARLPLPWWTSWRALRTIGATRPKRPVVFECVGVPGMLDGILASAPLYSRVVVVGVCMGPDTLRPSLAVNKELDLRFAVGYTPLEFRDTLHALADGTLDASPLLTGRVGFAGVGSAFDALADPEVHAKILIDPSLATEGISMR
- a CDS encoding flavin-containing monooxygenase; its protein translation is MIQHVRVLIVGSGFSGIGLGRTLLASRFSDFLIFERAPEPGGVWHSNTYPGCRCDVPSHLYSFSFAPNPDWTATYSPQPEIQAYLGRCLDRFGLRPHLRTGVEVREARWDEADQLWHVETSDGRWTAQVLVSAVGPLTEPKLPDVPGIDRFRGTLMHSARWDHAHDLTGERVASIGTGASAIQYVPQIADRAGRLYVFQRSAPWITPHDNREIPEAERERFRSRPRRQRAERAKAYVAKELLVLGFAKRPGLVRLVERLARRHLESQVADPSLRRTLTPDFTLGCKRVVPSNTWYPALQKENVELVPRALREVREHSVIDADGVEREVDTIILGTGFHVTDIPFADKVRGRDGDLLSTAWAGSPRAYLGVSVPGFPNFFLFLGPNSGLGHSSMVYMIEAQAEHVKNAIRALDVSGSTSIEVDRRTHDAYNGDLDRKLAKSVWELGGCQAFYRDANGRNATIYPDWTFRYRRQAVRWKPEAYHLAAGPGTAQQAPATTVNAS
- a CDS encoding spinster family MFS transporter, yielding MARSLTKPEPSDRPPAPRSPAGYVLGLLFLGNLLNFYDRALPSVVLEPIKDEFGLDDTQVGILASAFVLVAALAGIPLGRLADRVPRAAVAGWGLFAWSAFTAAGGVLTSLWGFFASRIGVGVGEASYAPATGSLLSDLYPSERRSRAHSLFMLGFPLGTLLAFLTAGGLAVAFDSWRAPFLIAAVPGFVVALLVLRIREPERGAADPVEAAPPGPRGRRGAPLRSLLKVHSMYGMLLAFAGYNFAAYAIGTFLTPVLQRYHGLSLVGAGAVGGIVVGVTGFVGLFAGGRILDRAARTSPEARVRVAAYSLFGAAALSLAGLAAGRGALWQFVVFLSLGYLLGIVYLAAAVPVVSDIIRPEQRSGALGLLFAVGYLLGGAGGPVLVGVLSDALAAGAQSTTGASAHGLRTALVITVPLAFAVAASGMLLASRFVRGDREAMLSPVTTP
- a CDS encoding PucR family transcriptional regulator, whose amino-acid sequence is MEPDTPTAWPVRRRMPDLAGLDEPTRAAVAAAVARLRTLHDVFADRFLALIRGHVPGYAVLSDDDIRASARRFMDILVSELTSLRVPDAALREMLGVYALERAARGVPLDVLAIGYQLGSREMLALLDEVAAEVALPGDLLLAVHDSTWEFSNEASAVFARVRHELAVERARFDAERRSAFAAGVLGGTFPAERINRDAHLFGLAPQDRHVALAARAVSADDADVIRRAVASAVRVPADRLLLAQVGPNLGFIAPRAPESVGAHTVAVGPPLPLDQLDTGFEEAVLALETARRFAMSGVVHLADLGPRPLVLSGEHTAEGLVARHLTALDAAGRSSAEIEDTAWAYLDYDQDVREVARRLAVHPNTVRYRVNRFQQLTGLDLRRTEDLVTAWWLLNRRRG
- a CDS encoding MarR family transcriptional regulator; this encodes MTLVSHSQAGEIANHFAQDYPKMPSGAVLIDANLPQFFTDQEIPRLVAAPQPEVAVDLLTSIGALLRRVRQAPVEGGLTMPERAALSQLERTGPTTSSALARLEQITAQAMGATLGGLQSRGLVERSADPKDGRRILLALTDAGRQALADKRGARSEQIARVLADHFTPREREQLAAAAPLLDRLAQRI
- a CDS encoding DHA2 family efflux MFS transporter permease subunit, which produces MFLAGSILCSVAWNAQNLIGFRVVQGLGGGLMLPRFSTMIMQAASGRALGRTMSIVTLPFVVGPIAGPVIGGLLLNRLDWRWLFWVNVPFFVVGFVLARRMLDPDAPDARPRVDTAGWLLLSPSLIAILLGLTNSSQAGGFGRPDSLAPLLAGVLLLLIFTLHSVRRPTNALVSVRLLTHRPLASAAASMFLSGAALYGGMTLLPLYWQQVRGADALQAGLLVAPLGIGALLSRPMAGGLSDKIGARTVAFTGFGIVGLSTVPFALATTTTDKWFLMAVLVVRGFGLAAVSIPLQAAAFVGLRRDQIPHAGIITRIAQQVGGAFGVAVLAVILDTALRRHAGSADQRAHAFDQAFWWAVGFTGLSLVLSLLLPGRTSTEPAEQPETATSPATV
- a CDS encoding YbhB/YbcL family Raf kinase inhibitor-like protein → MTILGRLLKNRRSGESQAAWNRPNLHGPELLDLSSRSFEHGATIPTEHNAKNAGGRNLSPHLAWNPPPAGTAQLLLVVEDTDVPTPKPAVHCVVLIDPAVHDLPPGALTARDPAPGVTVLRSFIGRGYKGPAPIKGHGPHHYAFQLFAFATPLDTAPGRPAPDEARPAKLLPSITATVLARGRLIGTVER